Proteins encoded together in one Impatiens glandulifera chromosome 1, dImpGla2.1, whole genome shotgun sequence window:
- the LOC124910073 gene encoding putative receptor-like protein kinase At3g47110, translated as MISFWLVLQQLALLIIIITTDALSNNETDHVSLLAMKSKILDPFGGGALSSWNESSHFCNWEGVFCGKRHKRVTLLNLNSLGLSGTLSPHVGNLTFLRRLVLYNNTFHGEIPNEIGGLYRLKIFVLQKNSFQGRIPASLSRCSNLIDLSIGYNNLVGTIPEELSSLSMLKRIFVYENKLTGAIPKSLGNITSLEVLHVGDNLLGGTIPNNLGQLMNLVQLGLSLNQISGMIPSSLYNLSNLNFLSLRSNNLQGSLPPYFGNMFPHLETLQLDFNNFTGQLPNSIGNLTKAGVLTFSDNEFSGKFTVDFSKLVNLVNLTLQYNNLGSGDLDGMHFLESLITNCSSLEVLSANGNQFGGVLPDFVGNISSNIHFFALSSNQLQGRIPPTTIGNLVNLSLLDLSNNRFTGPIPSTIGKLQKLQRFYLGRNQLSGTIPDSIGNLTLVNELDFSNNNLEGTIPSSFGNCKRLLSLDLEQNNLSGTIPKELFQISSLSIFLDLSDNNLSGPLPSEIGELKSLVALDISNNNDLSGEIPGSISSCTSLEFLLLQGNMLQGSIPNSMEFMRGLQFLDLSSNNLSGQIPTFLEKLSLINLNLSFNDFNGEVPLHGAFANSTSVSVYGNDKLCGGIPSLQLPRCPVNKLNCNFFFSSKRIYAIVGASILGILFLISSLVFYLRKRKKESTSLELLPKESFVQISYGELLNATDGFSSSNLIGAGGFGFVYKGVLDQIGDVAIKVLNLVNPGATRSFIAECKALKNIRHRNLVKIVTCCSSIDFQGNEFKALVYELMMNGNLEKWLHPSEDTSKPEFNLLQRLRVAIDVASALDYLHNQCEPTVIHCDLKPSNILLDQQMVAHVGDFGLARLYHPEMGISHHSSSMGVLGTVGYAAPEYGLGSEMSMKGDVYSYGVLLLEMLTGKRPTDLMFVDGLNIRIFASQSLAGNAIEIVMDPTILKCDIVIDQRDNCLITMVKIGLACSEELPQNRMCMTDVVRELEQIKKAMFK; from the exons ATGATCAGTTTCTGGTTGGTGCTACAACAATTGGCACTCCTCATAATAATCATTACTACTGATGCTCTTAGTAATAACGAAACTGATCATGTTTCACTATTGGCTATGAAGTCCAAGATCCTGGACCCTTTTGGTGGGGGAGCTTTGAGTTCATGGAATGAGTCTTCTCATTTCTGCAATTGGGAAGGTGTGTTCTGCGGTAAAAGGCACAAGAGGGTCACTCTCCTCAATCTAAACTCTTTGGGTTTGTCGGGCACCTTGTCTCCTCATGTAGGAAATCTCACCTTTCTTAGACGACTGGTGCTATACAACAATACTTTCCACGGGGAAATACCAAATGAAATAGGTGGCTTGTACAGGCTGAAAATATTTGTGCTCCAAAAGAACAGTTTCCAGGGAAGGATTCCTGCCAGCCTGTCGCGCTGCTCTAACCTCATCGATCTATCTATTGGGTACAATAATCTGGTGGGAACCATCCCAGAAGAATTAAGCTCCTTGTCGATGCTTAAGAGGATCTTCGTATACGAAAACAAATTAACTGGAGCAATTCCAAAATCTCTGGGCAATATCACTTCTCTTGAAGTATTGCATGTTGGAGATAATCTCCTTGGTGGAACTATTCCAAATAACTTGGGGCAATTAATGAACCTCGTACAACTTGGATTAAGCCTTAATCAGATCTCTGGTATGATCCCTTCATCATTGTATAACCTCTCCAACttgaattttttatctttacGATCTAATAATCTTCAAGGGAGTCTTCCGCCCTACTTTGGCAACATGTTCCCGCATTTGGAAACCCTTCAACTCGATTTTAACAACTTTACAGGACAACTTCCAAATTCAATAGGGAATCTTACCAAAGCCGGGGTGCTAACTTTTTCCGATAACGAATTCAGTGGGAAATTTACAGTTGATTTCAGCAAACTAGTGAATCTTGTGAATCTTACTTTACAATATAACAATTTAGGGAGTGGAGATCTTGACGGAATGCATTTCCTCGAGTCGCTAATAACTAATTGTAGCAGTTTGGAAGTATTGAGCGCAAATGGCAACCAGTTTGGAGGAGTGCTTCCGGATTTTGTAGGGAATATATCATCAAATATACATTTCTTCGCCCTTTCTTCAAACCAACTGCAAGGTAGGATTCCTCCAACCACCATTGGAAACCTTGTTAACTTGTCTTTGTTAGACTTATCAAATAACAGATTCACTGGGCCGATACCTAGTACTATAGGTAAACTTCAAAAGTTGCAGAGATTTTATCTCGGACGAAATCAGCTTTCGGGTACTATTCCAGATTCAATTGGGAATCTTACTTTGGTGAATGAGCTCGATTTCAGTAACAATAACCTAGAGGGGACCATACCTTCCAGTTTTGGCAACTGCAAAAGATTACTATCACTGGATCTTGAGCAAAACAACTTGAGTGGAACCATTCCCAAAGAGCTTTTCCAAATCTCATCTCTATCAATTTTTCTCGACTTATCTGACAATAATCTGTCCGGCCCACTTCCTTCAGAGATCGGAGAACTCAAAAGTTTGGTGGCCTTAGACATATCAAACAATAATGACTTGTCCGGCGAGATTCCTGGTAGTATAAGCAGTTGCACGAGCCTCGAATTCCTACTCCTGCAAGGAAACATGCTCCAAGGATCTATTCCCAACTCGATGGAATTCATGAGAGGACTTCAATTTCTTGATCTGTCGAGCAATAATCTATCGGGACAAATACCAACTTTCTTGGAGAAACTTTCCTTGATCAACCTTAACTTGTCCTTCAATGATTTCAATGGAGAAGTGCCTTTACACGGGGCTTTTGCAAACTCAACTTCAGTATCCGTGTATGGGAACGATAAGTTATGCGGCGGAATACCTTCTCTACAACTTCCAAGATGTCCGGTCAATAAACTGAATTGTAACTTCTTCTTTTCATCCAAACGCATATATGCAATCGTGGGTGCTTCAATACTAGGAATACTATTCCTAATTTCAAGCTTGGTATTTTACTTGCGGAAAAGGAAAAAGGAATCCACCTCTTTAGAATTGCTTCCCAAGGAGTCTTTCGTGCAAATATCCTACGGCGAGCTCCTCAATGCAACGGATGGGTTCTCTTCCAGCAATTTGATTGGTGCTGGCGGTTTCGGCTTCGTCTACAAAGGAGTTCTTGATCAGATCGGAGATGTTGCGATCAAAGTACTTAACCTTGTAAACCCAGGTGCGACAAGGAGCTTCATTGCAGAATGTAAGGCGTTAAAGAACATTAGACACCGGAATCTCGTCAAGATCGTAACATGTTGCTCAAGCATTGATTTTCAAGGCAACGAATTTAAAGCTCTAGTTTACGAACTCATGATGAATGGGAATCTGGAGAAATGGCTGCATCCATCTGAAGACACTAGTAAACCTGAGTTCAATCTACTCCAGCGTTTAAGAGTTGCGATTGATGTGGCTTCTGCACTTGATTATCTTCATAATCAGTGCGAACCCACGGTTATTCATTGTGATCTGAAGCCAAGTAACATTCTTCTTGACCAACAAATGGTTGCACATGTTGGAGATTTCGGACTGGCCAGACTTTATCATCCAGAAATGGGTATTTCCCATCACAGTAGTTCGATGGGAGTGCTGGGCACAGTCGGATATGCAGCACCAG AGTACGGTCTTGGAAGTGAAATGTCGATGAAAGGAGATGTTTATAGTTATGGAGTTTTGTTGCTAGAGATGTTAACGGGAAAGAGGCCTACCGATTTAATGTTTGTGGATGGTCTTAACATTCGTATATTTGCTAGTCAATCTTTGGCAGGAAACGCAATTGAGATTGTAATGGATCCGACAATTTTAAAATGTGACATTGTTATTGATCAAAGGGACAATTGTTTGATCACAATGGTAAAGATTGGGTTGGCTTGCTCGGAAGAACTACCCCAAAATAGGATGTGCATGACCGATGTTGTTAGGGAATTGGAACAAATCAAAAAGGCCATGTTCAAGTAA